One stretch of Campylobacter sp. CCS1377 DNA includes these proteins:
- a CDS encoding MFS transporter — MKNSYKKRKILNVKDIKTLALSSLGGTLEFYDFIIFVFFANIISMHFFPSTLSPLWRDINTYGIFAAGYLARPLGGIIMAHFGDKFGRKNMFMLSILLMVIPTFLLALMPTFESIGYLAPIFLIFVRICQGVAVGGELPGAWIFVHEHAPQNQKNLYLGCLTASVTAGILLGALVYLGIYAIFDTKEVQEWAWRIAFALGGVFGIISIYLRKFLEETPVFKQMKNDSVLVKFPLKEVFKSSKIGIVISMLMTWILTVCILIFILMMPDFLIKDNLGHQILHFDVFEKTYLQIFGLLCLACALILSGYLADKIKPYKVSIAFIFIFALFSFLFFEEIYSLPKVRDEVLIIILYGLTCFSAGVANFCPIFMSDVFKPHIRYSGISFAYNIAYAISGGFTPQLFVYLHSKASSDQSYFGIYGPSLYVFLVCLVALIASILMIRFYKFKI; from the coding sequence ATGAAAAATTCTTATAAAAAACGCAAAATTTTAAATGTTAAAGATATTAAAACCTTAGCTTTGTCCTCATTGGGCGGGACTTTGGAATTTTATGATTTTATCATTTTTGTATTTTTTGCAAATATCATTTCTATGCATTTCTTTCCTAGCACCTTAAGCCCGCTTTGGAGGGATATTAACACTTATGGTATATTTGCTGCAGGTTATCTTGCAAGGCCTTTAGGCGGTATCATAATGGCGCATTTTGGGGATAAATTTGGGCGTAAAAATATGTTTATGCTAAGCATTTTACTTATGGTGATTCCTACTTTTTTATTAGCTTTGATGCCAACTTTTGAAAGCATAGGTTATCTTGCGCCGATTTTTTTAATTTTTGTGCGAATTTGTCAAGGTGTAGCTGTGGGTGGTGAGTTACCTGGGGCTTGGATTTTTGTACACGAACATGCCCCGCAAAATCAAAAAAATCTTTATTTGGGTTGTTTAACCGCTTCGGTAACAGCAGGAATTTTACTTGGAGCTTTGGTTTATCTTGGAATTTATGCGATTTTTGATACAAAAGAAGTGCAAGAATGGGCTTGGCGTATAGCTTTTGCTTTGGGCGGTGTTTTTGGGATTATTTCTATTTATTTAAGAAAATTTTTAGAAGAAACCCCAGTTTTCAAACAAATGAAAAATGATAGTGTTTTAGTAAAATTTCCCCTTAAGGAAGTGTTTAAAAGCTCAAAAATTGGCATTGTGATTTCTATGCTAATGACTTGGATTTTAACGGTTTGTATTTTAATTTTTATTTTAATGATGCCTGATTTTTTAATTAAAGACAATTTAGGTCATCAAATACTTCATTTTGATGTTTTTGAAAAGACTTACTTGCAAATTTTTGGTTTGCTTTGTTTGGCTTGTGCTTTGATTTTAAGCGGTTATTTGGCAGATAAAATTAAACCTTATAAAGTTAGCATTGCTTTTATTTTTATTTTTGCTTTATTTAGCTTTTTATTTTTTGAAGAAATTTATAGTTTGCCTAAAGTTAGAGATGAAGTGTTGATTATTATTCTTTATGGTTTGACTTGCTTTAGTGCAGGAGTTGCAAATTTTTGCCCTATTTTTATGAGTGATGTTTTTAAACCTCATATTAGATACAGCGGGATTTCTTTTGCATATAATATTGCTTATGCTATATCAGGAGGTTTTACTCCACAACTTTTTGTATATTTGCATTCCAAAGCAAGTTCTGATCAAAGTTATTTTGGAATTTATGGACCAAGTTTATATGTATTT